The following proteins come from a genomic window of Bactrocera dorsalis isolate Fly_Bdor chromosome 6, ASM2337382v1, whole genome shotgun sequence:
- the LOC125779115 gene encoding uncharacterized protein LOC125779115 codes for MVAETTVGESKIRLSTTRGCPQGGVLSPLLWSLIVDELLELLTSNGIRCLGYADDIVIMARGRFENTLCDIVQRGLNLAKGWCNTVGLNINPAKTTVIPFTKRRSLPGLRSLTIGGTAVEMSKEVKFLGLTLDSQLKWSRQLDLTLSKATRALMICRRLAGRSWGCKPSIIRWLYTMIVRPIVTYGAVAWATKAAQSSVIGRLSKLQRLACVCASGAMRTCPTVALEVLLQLTPLHQVIKIAAKHTILVMSAEGCGRGKIMSSKQMDALAESTPLALLPRDGTTKKINLKKNFTVTLGSKMEWNDSTLEKLLEDSTIQWYTDGSKTPEGIGAGIAGPRTKQSILMGSFPSIFQAEVFAISQCAEVNLSRNYRNQRIAILSDSQAALKAILSYETKSLLVEECIERLNRLSLCNRVHLIWVPGHKGVEGNEKADELARTAAASKMLRPEPYIAVGPHTLKELLRTEEREDRERHWR; via the coding sequence ATGGTAGCAGAAACAACAGTGGGAGAAAGTAAGATTCGTCTTAGCACCACGAGGGGCTGCCCTCAGGGCGGAGTACTATCCCCTCTGTTATGGAGCCTGATTGTAGACGAATTACTCGAGCTACTCAcaagcaatggaatccgctgcctagggtacgcggacgacatcgtcataatggcgagaggcagatttgagaacactctctgtgacattgttcaaaggggcCTAAACTTGGCAAAGGGATGGTGCAACACGGTAGGGCTTAACATCAACCCAGCGAAGaccaccgtgatcccattcactaagcggagatctcttccgggcctgagaTCCCTCACAATCGGAGGCACAGCGGTGGAAATGTCTAAGGAGGTCAAATTTCTTGGCCTCACCTTAGACTCACAGTTAAAATGGAGTAGGCAGTTGGACTTAACTTTATCCAAGGCAACTAGAGCGCTTATGATTTGTAGACGCCTGGCCGGCAGatcatggggatgcaagccaagcatcatcagatggctgtataccatgatagtaaggcctattgtcacctatggagcggttgccTGGGCCACCAAAGCTGCGCAGTCTTCGGTGATAGGAAGACTGTCAAAGCTGCAAagacttgcatgtgtctgtgcttcgggggcaatgcgcacatgtCCCACCGTGGCACTGGAAGTCTTGCTACAGCTAACACCGCTTCATCAGGTGATCAAGATAGCAGCAAAGCACACCATACTGGtaatgtcagcagaaggctgtggaagagggaagatcatgtcctctaaacagatggacgcCCTAGCGGAGAGCACACCGCTAGCCCTCCTCCCGCGAGATGGCACaactaagaaaataaatctcaaaaagaatttcacggtaactctaggcagcaagatggagtggaatgattccactctggaaaagctgctggaagacagtaccattcagtggtacactgatggctcaaaaactccggaaggtattggggcaggtattgcggGACCGCGTACTAAGCAGTCCATACTTATGGGCAGCTTCCCaagtatcttccaggctgaagtttttgccatcagtcagtgcgcggaagtcaacctcagccgcaactatcgcaaccagcgcatagctattctcagtgatagtcaagcggcactaaaagcgatcctatcatacgagaccaaatcgctcttagtcgaggaatgtatagaaaggctaaaccgcctgtcccTGTGCAATCGggtacacctaatctgggtaccagggcacaagggagtagaaggTAATGAGAAGGCCGATGAGCTGGCCCGCACGGCAGCAGCATCCAAGATGTTGAGACCAGAGCCATATATagcggtaggaccccacactcttaaggagctgctccgcacggaggaaAGAGAGGATAGAGAGCGGCACTGGCGGTAG